In Pyramidobacter piscolens W5455, a genomic segment contains:
- a CDS encoding PocR ligand-binding domain-containing protein: MSPDENLEYGSLEWWQKTVDIAKLEELFRSFADLFRVGVSLLTPKGRKVILVNASAFCEHVHSIRKGKAICDACDKRAIRTSLKQGDIHMYTCANGLTDLCAPLYINGRLAGFLASGQVHSKIVGNAELEAVSKRWTFVRNDEERSFLIEKYRQLPILDETELKRALEIMRLLSTQIVELCEINLARQKILEQSLLLSQQRQRGADMEHALHRAQLKALRNQINPHFLFNSLNCIARLALFEAAKKTMEMTEQLADYLRYTLQEQSEHGLVCFGEELQCVRSYLAIYRVRFGDRLSFSVEEDPEVRECLVPFMLLQPLVENALIHGLEPSLRKGKLLLAARKERNSLHIVLKDNGVGFEMNRFREGMGLANVRKRLHLYYEKSASIEVRSIPRGGTRIELRLPERPVNLP, encoded by the coding sequence GTGTCGCCTGACGAGAACCTCGAATACGGTTCCTTAGAGTGGTGGCAGAAGACGGTGGACATCGCCAAACTGGAAGAACTCTTCCGAAGCTTCGCCGATCTCTTTCGGGTTGGGGTTTCCCTGCTGACTCCGAAGGGGCGGAAAGTGATCCTGGTGAATGCCTCGGCGTTCTGCGAACACGTACATTCGATACGCAAGGGCAAAGCCATTTGCGACGCGTGCGACAAAAGGGCCATACGAACTTCGCTGAAACAGGGGGACATTCACATGTATACCTGTGCGAACGGTCTGACCGATCTGTGCGCTCCGCTTTATATCAACGGCCGCCTGGCGGGGTTCTTGGCCTCGGGGCAGGTCCATTCCAAGATCGTCGGCAACGCGGAGCTCGAGGCCGTCTCGAAGCGGTGGACCTTTGTGAGGAACGACGAGGAGCGTTCCTTTTTAATCGAGAAGTACCGGCAGCTTCCCATCCTGGATGAAACCGAGCTGAAACGGGCGCTCGAGATCATGCGCCTTCTTTCCACGCAGATCGTCGAATTATGCGAGATCAATCTAGCTCGGCAGAAGATTCTCGAGCAGAGCCTTTTGTTGTCCCAGCAAAGGCAGAGAGGCGCGGATATGGAACACGCGCTCCATCGTGCCCAGCTAAAAGCTCTGAGGAACCAGATCAATCCGCACTTCCTCTTCAACAGTCTGAACTGTATCGCGCGCTTGGCTCTTTTCGAGGCCGCCAAGAAAACGATGGAGATGACCGAGCAGCTCGCGGACTATCTGCGCTATACCCTGCAGGAGCAGAGTGAACATGGATTGGTCTGCTTCGGCGAAGAACTCCAGTGCGTGCGCAGCTACCTTGCAATCTACCGGGTTCGCTTCGGGGATCGCCTCTCTTTCTCCGTCGAGGAGGATCCGGAAGTGCGCGAGTGTCTGGTCCCTTTCATGTTGCTCCAGCCGTTGGTGGAAAACGCCCTGATCCACGGGCTCGAACCCTCGCTTCGGAAGGGGAAGCTCCTCTTGGCGGCGAGAAAAGAAAGGAACTCTCTCCATATCGTTCTGAAAGACAACGGGGTGGGGTTCGAGATGAACCGTTTTCGGGAAGGAATGGGACTGGCAAACGTTCGGAAACGTTTGCACCTCTACTACGAGAAGTCTGCTTCCATAGAAGTCAGGAGTATCCCCCGCGGAGGAACCCGCATCGAACTGCGGCTTCCGGAAAGGCCGGTGAACCTTCCATGA
- a CDS encoding helix-turn-helix domain-containing protein gives MSLESAVSALELPSIQPLRALVVEDEKLERDALVLLLHGFFPSLEIDEAGNVPEFERLARERSPDIVLLDISLPGGNGMLSLERLRRGGLGAQVVVVTAHNTLANLARALEDEVASFLWKPVRAEALREAMEKCVQRRQAEIRQTMRIKALEQGFTEALKKLAEHGNFLSASVEGTDDAERSPVRRAVAFIREEPGTASLEETAKHVGVSPGHLSRLFREEGVRFMDVLKDARMQRARGLLLAGASVRQAARESGYGNVAYFGLAFKKVFGVAPSTLRRRPALTGENPDS, from the coding sequence ATGAGCTTGGAGTCCGCTGTGTCTGCGCTTGAACTTCCATCGATCCAGCCGTTGAGAGCGCTCGTCGTTGAGGACGAGAAACTGGAGCGCGACGCGCTGGTCCTGCTGCTCCACGGTTTTTTCCCATCGCTCGAGATCGACGAGGCCGGAAACGTTCCTGAATTCGAGCGTCTTGCCCGGGAACGCTCTCCGGACATCGTGCTGCTGGACATCAGCCTTCCCGGCGGGAACGGGATGCTGAGCTTGGAGCGGTTGCGCCGCGGAGGTTTGGGCGCTCAAGTCGTGGTCGTGACGGCCCATAATACCCTCGCGAACCTGGCCCGTGCCTTGGAGGACGAGGTTGCCTCTTTCCTCTGGAAGCCGGTTCGGGCGGAAGCTCTGCGGGAGGCGATGGAAAAGTGCGTCCAGCGCCGGCAGGCGGAGATTCGTCAGACCATGCGCATCAAGGCGCTGGAACAAGGGTTCACGGAGGCGCTCAAAAAGTTGGCGGAGCATGGGAACTTTCTCTCCGCCTCCGTGGAAGGGACGGACGATGCGGAACGCTCGCCTGTGCGGAGAGCCGTGGCTTTCATCCGAGAGGAACCTGGCACAGCGTCGCTGGAGGAAACTGCAAAGCACGTCGGCGTCAGCCCTGGACATCTCAGCCGCCTGTTCCGGGAGGAGGGCGTCCGTTTTATGGACGTCTTGAAGGACGCCAGGATGCAGCGGGCACGAGGTCTCCTTCTCGCGGGGGCTTCCGTGCGGCAAGCTGCCCGGGAATCGGGATACGGCAATGTCGCCTACTTTGGGCTCGCTTTCAAGAAAGTATTTGGAGTCGCGCCGAGCACCTTGCGAAGAAGGCCGGCGTTAACCGGGGAAAATC